Proteins encoded within one genomic window of Lampris incognitus isolate fLamInc1 chromosome 1, fLamInc1.hap2, whole genome shotgun sequence:
- the LOC130125958 gene encoding cadherin EGF LAG seven-pass G-type receptor 1-like — translation MTKRGGYRDWRWRALWWHHFFLLWSTICGQTRYTIPEEPKQGYVVGNLAKDLGLGLSEMYERNLRVTSEAGKQYFSVDAGKGELVVNERIDREALCGQSASCVLSLQVVIQNPLQLYRVEVEIQDINDNSPSFPANVVTLEIAESTAAGTRFRLESAQDLDVGSNYVRSYSLSKDDCFNLNIKDVSGGRKVPELVLAKPLDREKKAVHQLLLTALDGGNPVRSGTARITIKVLDNNDNFPVFEKNLYKISLTENSVEDTSIVTLIAKDIDEGPNGEVEYFFGPHTSDTALSVFDIDSSSGKLTLKGRLDFESVPSFELHISAKDKGTPRMEGDCTVQIEVVDYNDNAPEIVLTSQPNPVREDAPTGTVIALISARDFDSGENGKVKLQLPKSSPFSLKPSFSNNYALVTSGGLDRESFSEYNIELTATDAGSPPLSSQKTIPVTIIDVNDNPPVFSQPSYNVYIKENTLPGSILYSVSASDLDFGDNAKISYSILDSKVQDVSVSSYVYINSDNGSIYSMHSFDYEKLKVFQIQVQAKDQGSPSLSSNATVHVFILDQNDNAPSVIYPSPAVLGSLSHQRMPRSAKAGHLVTKVTAVDADSGHNAWISYKLSEATDASLFTVSLYTGEVRTKRAVSEQDDSSQRLLIEIKDDGEPVQSATVTVSVLIEDGLHEPILDLRHKVNEPSKKSGRITLYLILSLAGVSVLSVLTFLILAVKCIKNSRDSGSCCMRRSDCDDYKNPNRNLQIQLNTDGPIKYVEVLGGDMMSQSQSFRSCLSPMSEYSDFTLVKPSSTTDFKEMISVLDASLPDSTWTFESQQVSRVLADPLQYHIDGQRHSAKQSRMTKTGGYRDWRWRALWWHHFFLLWSTIDGQTRYTIPEELKQGSVVGNLAKDVGLGLSEMYERNLRVASEAGKQYFSVDAGKGELVVNERIDREALCGQSASCVLPLQVVIENPLQLHRIEVEIRDINDNSPSFLSDDLTLKIPESAAVGTSFPLESAQDPDVGSNSLRSYTLSKNECFSLRMKDIEGGRAAPQLVLEKQLDREKTAVHSLSLTALDGGSPVRSGSSQITIIVLDINDNFPVFEKSVYKVTLAEKSARGNVIIKPTATDADEGSNAEIEYSFGSRTPASVLQVFEMNSVTGEIVLKGDLDYETTASYGIDITAKDKGSPEMEGHCRVQVDVMDINDNAPEIVLTSQPSAVREDAPSGTVVALISVRDLDSGDNSKVSLQLPKGSPFSLKPSFSNNYALVTSGVLDRESFSEYKIDITATDAGSPPLSSKKTIPVTITDVNDNPAVFSQPSYNVYIKENTLPGSILYSVSASDLDFGDNAKISYSILDSKVQDVSVSSYVYINSDNGSIYSMHSFDYEKLKVFQIQVQAKDRGSPSLSSNATVHVFILDQNDNAPSVIYPSPAILGSLSHQRMPRSAKAGHLVTKVTAVDADSGHNAWISYKLSEATDASLFTVSLYTGEVRTKRAVSEQDDSSQRLLIEIKDDGEPVQSATVTVSVLIEDGLHEPILDLRHKVNEPSKKSGRITLYLILSLAGVSVLSVLTFLILAVKCIKNSRDSGSCCMRRSDCDDYKNPNRNLQIQLNTDGPIKYVEVLGGDMMSQSQSFRSCLSPMSEYSDFTLVKPSSTTDFKEMISVLDASLPDSTWTFESQQVSSCERGAGSAAASNGKRAFVVSPRP, via the exons ATGACAAAGAGAGGAGGATACAGGGACTGGAGATGGCGGGCTCTTTGGTGGCATCACTTCTTTCTCCTGTGGAGTACAATATGCGGACAGACTCGGTACACCATCCCGGAGGAACCTAAACAAGGATATGTGGTAGGAAATCTAGCCAAAGATCTTGGGTTAGGACTATCAGAGATGTATGAGCGTAACCTGCGCGTCACATCGGAGGCGGGTAAGCAGTATTTCAGCGTGGATGCGGGGAAGGGCGAGCTGGTGGTGAACGAGAGGATAGACAGAGAGGCTTTATGCGGACAAAGCGCCAGCTGCGTGTTGTCTCTGCAGGTCGTCATTCAGAACCCGCTACAGTTATATCGGGTTGAAGTGGAAATACAAGATATTAACGACAATTCCCCGAGTTTCCCCGCTAATGTTGTCACGTTAGAAATAGCGGAGTCCACGGCCGCGGGGACGCGTTTTCGTTTGGAGAGTGCGCAGGACCTCGATGTAGGGAGTAACTACGTGAGGTCGTATAGTCTGAGTAAAGACGACTGTTTTAATTTGAATATAAAAGATGTGTCTGGAGGAAGGAAGGTTCCGGAACTAGTCTTGGCGAAACCTCTCGACCGAGAGAAAAAAGCTGTACACCAGCTTCTGTTGACGGCATTAGACGGGGGCAATCCGGTGCGATCCGGAACCGCTCGGATAACAATAAAAGTGCTTGACAATAATGATAATTTCCCTGTATTTGAGAAAAACCTTTATAAAATCTCACTGACCGAAAATAGTGTAGAAGACACGTCCATCGTCACGCTGATAGCCAAGGATATTGATGAAGGTCCTAATGGCGAAGTAGAATATTTTTTTGGACCACACACATCAGATACCGCCCTGTCTGTTTTCGATATTGACTCCTCATCGGGAAAGTTAACTTTAAAGGGGAGATTAGATTTCGAATCAGTTCCAAGTTTTGAATTACATATTAGTGCTAAAGACAAAGGAACCCCTAGAATGGAGGGGGACTGCACTGTCCAAATAGAGGTGGTAGATTATAACGACAATGCTCCAGAGATAGTTTTAACCTCCCAGCCTAATCCTGTGCGTGAAGACGCGCCCACAGGCACGGTAATAGCCTTGATCAGTGCCCGAGACTTCGACTCCGGTGAAAACGGAAAAGTGAAGTTACAGCTCCCAAAGAGCTCTCCATTCAGTCTGAAACCCTCCTTCTCTAATAATTACGCACTGGTCACCAGCGGTGGTTTAGACCgagagagcttctcagagtataATATTGAGTTAACAGCAACTGATGCAGGCTCTCCTCCCCTCAGTAGTCAGAAAACTATTCCTGTCACCATCATTGATGTGAATGACAACCCTCCTGTATTCTCTCAGCCCTCCTATAATGTTTATATAAAAGAGAATACGCTACCAGGATCAATACTTTACTCGGTATCAGCATCTGATCTGGATTTTGGTGACAACGCCAAGATCTCCTACTCCATCCTGGACTCCAAAGTACAGGACGTGTCTGTGTCTTCCTATGTTTACATCAACTCTGACAATGGCAGCATCTACAGCATGCACTCGTTTGATTATGAGAAACTGAAGGTGTTTCAGATCCAGGTGCAGGCTAAAGACCAGGGCTCTCCGTCTCTGAGCAGCAACGCCACTGTCCACGTTTTTATCCTGGACCAGAACGACAATGCCCCCTCTGTTATTTACCCCTCCCCCGCTGTTCTGGGGTCACTCTCTCATCAGAGGATGCCCCGTTCTGCTAAAGCTGGACATCTGGTTACCAAGGTAACGGCCGTGGACGCAGACTCGGGCCATAACGCCTGGATCTCCTATAAGTTGTCAGAGGCCACAGACGCCTCTCTGTTCACTGTCAGTCTTTACACAGGGGAGGTGAGGACTAAACGTGCTGTGTCCGAGCAGGACGACTCCTCTCAGAGGCTTCTCATAGAGATCAAGGACGACGGAGAACCGGTCCAGTCCGCCACGGTCACAGTGTCTGTTCTCATTGAGGATGGACTTCATGAGCCCATTCTGGATCTTAGACACAAAGTCAACGAGCCCAGCAAGAaaagtgggaggatcaccctgtaCTTGATCCTCTCTCTGGCCGGGGTGTCCGTACTGTCTGTGCTGACTTTTCTCATTTTAGCAGTTAAGTGTATTAAGAACAGCAGGGACAGCGGTAGCTGCTGCATGAGACGGAGCGACTGTGACGACTACAAGAACCCCAACAGAAACCTGCAGATCCAGCTCAACACTGACGGACCTATAAAATATGTGGAGGTCCTGGGAGGGGACATGATGTCTCAGAGCCAGTCCTTCAGGTCCTGTCTCTCTCCCATGTCAGAGTACAGCGATTTCACGCTGGTTAAGCCCAGCAGCACCACTGACTTTAAGGAGATGATCAGTGTTTTAGACGCGTCTTTGCCAGACAGCACCTGGACCTTTGAGAGCCAGCAGGTGAGCAGAGT CCTGGCTGACCCACTTCAGTACCACATCGATGGACAGCGACACTCAGCCAAACAGAGCA GGATGACAAAGACAGGGGGATACAGGGATTGGAGATGGCGGGCTCTTTGGTGGCATCATTTCTTTCTCCTGTGGAGTACAATAGACGGACAGACTCGCTACACCATCCCGGAGGAACTAAAGCAGGGCTCTGTGGTAGGAAATCTAGCCAAAGATGTGGGTTTGGGTCTATCGGAGATGTATGAGCGTAACCTGCGCGTCGCCTCCGAGGCTGGTAAGCAGTATTTCAGCGTGGATGCGGGGAAGGGCGAGCTGGTGGTGAACGAGAGGATAGACAGAGAGGCTTTATGCGGACAAAGCGCCAGCTGCGTGCTACCTCTGCAGGTCGTGATAGAGAACCCGCTGCAGCTGCACCGCATCGAGGTTGAAATACGAGACATCAATGACAACTCCCCGAGTTTCTTATCGGATGATCTGACTTTAAAAATACCCGAATCAGCGGCAGTTGGCACTAGCTTTCCTTTGGAAAGCGCGCAAGACCCGGACGTGGGTAGCAATTCGCTCAGATCCTACACTCTGAGCAAAAATGAATGTTTCTCTCTCAGAATGAAAGACATCGAAGGTGGCAGGGCCGCTCCCCAACTTGTGTTAGAGAAACAGTTGGATCGAGAGAAAACGGCTGTTCATAGCCTGTCACTGACGGCGTTAGATGGAGGCAGTCCAGTAAGATCTGGAAGTTCGCAAATAACGATAATCGTGCTCGATATAAATGACAATTTTCCGGTATTTGAAAAGAGCGTTTATAAAGTTACCTTGGCGGAAAAAAGTGCAAGAGGTAATGTAATTATCAAACCGACAGCAACAGACGCCGACGAAGGATCAAACGCTGAGATCGAGTACTCGTTTGGCTCTCGAACCCCGGCTTCTGTATTGCAGGTGTTCGAGATGAATTCTGTAACGGGGGAAATCGTGTTAAAGGGCGATTTAGACTATGAGACCACTGCTTCATATGGCATTGATATAACTGCCAAAGATAAAGGCAGTCCAGAAATGGAGGGGCATTGTCGCGTGCAGGTAGATGTAATGGACATAAACGACAATGCCCCGGAAATAGTTCTAACCTCCCAACCGAGCGCCGTGCGTGAAGACGCGCCGAGTGGCACCGTAGTGGCGCTAATCAGTGTGCGGGACCTCGACTCCGGTGATAACAGTAAAGTGAGTTTACAACTGCCGAAGGGCTCCCCTTTCAGTCTGAAACCCTCCTTCTCTAATAATTACGCGCTGGTTACCAGCGGTGTTTTAGACCGAGAGAGCTTTTCCGAATATAAGATTGATATAACGGCCACGGATGCAGGCTCTCCTCCCCTCAGCAGCAAGAAAACTATTCCTGTCACCATCACTGATGTGAATGACAACCCTGCTGTATTCTCTCAGCCCTCCTATAATGTTTATATAAAAGAGAATACGCTACCAGGATCAATACTTTACTCGGTATCAGCATCTGATCTGGATTTTGGTGACAACGCCAAGATCTCCTACTCCATCCTGGACTCTAAAGTACAGGACGTGTCTGTGTCGTCCTATGTTTACATCAACTCTGACAATGGCAGCATCTACAGCATGCACTCGTTTGATTATGAGAAACTGAAGGTGTTTCAGATCCAGGTGCAGGCTAAAGACCGGGGCTCTCCGTCTCTGAGCAGCAACGCCACTGTCCACGTTTTTATCCTGGACCAGAACGACAATGCCCCCTCTGTTATTTACCCCTCCCCCGCTATTCTGGGGTCACTCTCTCATCAGAGGATGCCCCGTTCTGCTAAAGCTGGACATCTGGTTACCAAGGTAACGGCCGTGGACGCAGACTCGGGCCATAACGCCTGGATCTCCTATAAGTTGTCAGAGGCCACAGACGCCTCTCTGTTCACTGTCAGTCTTTACACAGGGGAGGTGAGGACTAAACGTGCTGTGTCCGAGCAGGACGACTCCTCTCAGAGGCTTCTCATAGAGATCAAGGACGACGGAGAACCGGTCCAGTCCGCCACGGTCACAGTGTCTGTTCTCATTGAGGACGGACTTCATGAGCCCATTCTGGATCTTAGACACAAAGTCAACGAGCCCAGCAAGAAAAGTGGGAGAATCACCCTGTACTTGATCCTCTCTCTGGCCGGGGTGTCCGTACTGTCTGTGCTGACTTTTCTCATTTTAGCAGTTAAGTGTATTAAGAACAGCAGGGACAGCGGTAGCTGCTGCATGAGACGGAGCGACTGTGACGACTACAAGAACCCCAACAGAAACCTACAGATCCAGCTCAACACTGACGGACCTATAAAATATGTGGAGGTCCTGGGAGGGGACATGATGTCTCAGAGTCAGTCCTTCAGGTCCTGTCTCTCTCCCATGTCAGAGTACAGCGATTTCACCCTGGTTAAGCCCAGCAGCACCACTGACTTTAAGGAGATGATCAGTGTTTTAGACGCGTCTTTGCCAGATAGCACCTGGACCTTTGAGAGCCAGCAGGTGAGC AGTTGTGAGAGGGGTGCTGGTTCAGCCGCAGCTTCCAATGGGAAGCGGGCCTTTGTGGTCTCTCCCCGCCCATGA
- the LOC130123400 gene encoding protocadherin gamma-C5-like, whose amino-acid sequence MTKRERYRDWRWRALWWHRFFLLWSTIDGQTRYTIPEELKQGSVVGNLARDVGLGLSEMYERNLRVASEAGKQYFSVDAGKGELVVNERIDREALCGQSASCVLPLQVVIENPLQLHRIEVQIRDINDNSPSFLKNELTLEIAESTVVGVRFPLESAEDHDVGSNGLKTYILSKDDCFSLKVKQIEDGRNVPELVLEKPLDRETKPTHQLLLTALDGGNPVRSGTSQITISVLDINDNIPVFQNTLYKVAISESSAKGTLVVKTKADDVDEGLNGEVEYTFGIHTPDQVLKLFDVNPVTGDIFLKGQLDHEVAMTYRLDISAKDKGTPKMEGHCRVQVDVIDVNDNAPEIVLTSQPSAIPEDALSGTVIALLSARDLDSGDNGKVTLQLPKGSPFSLKPSFSNNYALVTSAVLDRERFSEYNIEITATDTGSPPLTSRKYITVTIADVNDNPPIFSQPSYNVYVRENALPGSILYSVSASDLDFGDNAKISYSILDSKVQDVSVSSYVYINSDNGSIYSMHSFDYEKLKVFQIQVQAKDQGSPSLSSNATVHVFILDQNDNAPSVIYPSPAILGSLSHQRMPRSAKAGHLVTKVTAVDADSGHNAWISYKLSEATDASLFTVSLYTGEVRTKRAVSEQDDSSQRLLIEIKDDGEPVQSATVTVSVLIEDGLHEPILDLKHKVNEPSKKSGRITLYLILSLAGVSVLSVLTFLILAVKCIKNSRDSGSCCMRRSDCDDYKNPNRNLQIQLNTDGPIKYVEVLGGDMMSQSQSFRSCLSPMSEYSDFTLVKPSSTTDFKEMISVLDASLPDSTWTFESQQVRK is encoded by the coding sequence ATGACAAAGAGGGAGAGATACAGGGACTGGAGATGGCGGGCTCTTTGGTGGCATCGTTTCTTTCTCCTGTGGAGTACAATAGACGGACAGACCCGGTACACCATCCCGGAGGAACTAAAGCAGGGCTCTGTGGTAGGAAATCTAGCCAGAGATGTGGGTTTGGGTCTATCGGAGATGTATGAGCGTAACCTGCGCGTCGCCTCCGAGGCTGGTAAGCAGTATTTCAGCGTGGATGCGGGGAAGGGCGAGCTGGTGGTGAACGAGAGGATAGACAGAGAGGCTCTATGCGGACAAAGCGCCAGCTGCGTACTACCTCTGCAGGTCGTGATCGAGAACCCGCTGCAGCTGCACCGCATCGAGGTTCAGATAAGAGACATAAACGACAATTCCCCGAGTTTCCTCAAAAACGAGCTCACCTTAGAAATAGCCGAATCCACGGTGGTGGGCGTGCGATTCCCTTTAGAGAGCGCCGAGGACCACGACGTGGGGAGCAATGGGTTAAAGACTTACATTCTCAGTAAAGACGACTGTTTCAGTTTGAAGGTGAAGCAGATCGAAGATGGGAGAAACGTGCCGGAGTTGGTGCTAGAAAAGCCTCTCGACCGAGAGACAAAGCCCACACACCAGCTGTTGCTTACGGCTCTGGACGGCGGGAATCCCGTCAGGTCTGGGACATCACAAATAACTATAAGTGTGCTTGACATTAATGATAACATCCCGGTGTTTCAAAACACGTTATACAAAGTTGCTATAAGTGAAAGCAGTGCAAAGGGCACGTTAGTCGTGAAAACAAAAGCGGACGACGTAGACGAGGGTCTTAACGGAGAAGTCGAATATACCTTCGGCATTCATACTCCAGATCAAGTTTTAAAACTCTTTGACGTGAACCCTGTAACGGGTGACATATTTTTAAAGGGTCAGCTGGATCACGAAGTTGCAATGACGTATCGGTTAGATATTAGTGCAAAAGATAAAGGCACCCCCAAAATGGAGGGCCACTGTCGCGTCCAGGTTGACGTTATAGATGTTAATGACAACGCCCCGGAAATTGTCCTCACCTCTCAACCTAGCGCCATACCGGAGGACGCTTTAAGTGGCACTGTCATAGCTTTGCTCAGCGCACGGGACCTTGACTCCGGCGACAACGGAAAAGTGACATTACAACTCCCCAAGGGCTCTCCTTTTAGTCTGAAACCCTCCTTTTCCAACAATTACGCTCTCGTAACGAGTGCTGTTTTAGACCGGGAGAGATTCTCAGAGTATAATATTGAAATAACGGCGACTGATACGGGCTCTCCTCCCCTAACAAGTAGAAAATATATAACTGTGACCATCGCAGATGTGAATGACAACCCTCCTATATTCTCTCAGCCCTCCTATAATGTTTATGTAAGAGAAAATGCACTACCAGGATCAATACTTTACTCAGTATCAGCATCTGATCTGGATTTTGGTGACAACGCCAAGATCTCCTACTCCATCCTGGACTCTAAAGTACAGGACGTGTCTGTGTCGTCCTATGTTTACATCAACTCTGACAATGGCAGCATCTACAGCATGCACTCGTTTGATTATGAGAAACTGAAGGTGTTTCAGATCCAGGTGCAGGCTAAAGACCAGGGCTCTCCGTCTCTGAGCAGCAACGCCACTGTCCACGTTTTTATCCTGGACCAGAACGACAATGCCCCCTCTGTTATTTACCCCTCCCCCGCTATTCTGGGGTCACTCTCTCATCAGAGGATGCCCCGTTCTGCTAAAGCTGGACATCTGGTTACCAAGGTAACGGCCGTGGACGCAGACTCGGGCCATAACGCCTGGATCTCCTATAAGTTGTCAGAGGCCACAGACGCCTCTCTGTTCACTGTCAGTCTTTACACAGGGGAGGTGAGGACTAAACGTGCTGTGTCCGAGCAGGACGACTCCTCTCAGAGGCTTCTCATAGAGATCAAGGACGACGGAGAACCGGTCCAGTCCGCCACGGTCACAGTGTCTGTTCTCATTGAGGATGGACTTCATGAGCCCATTCTGGATCTTAAACACAAAGTCAACGAGCCCAGCAAGAaaagtgggaggatcaccctgtaCTTGATCCTCTCTCTGGCCGGGGTGTCCGTACTGTCTGTGCTGACTTTTCTCATTTTAGCAGTTAAGTGTATTAAGAACAGCAGGGACAGCGGTAGCTGCTGCATGAGACGGAGCGACTGTGACGACTACAAGAACCCCAACAGAAACCTCCAGATCCAGCTCAACACTGACGGACCTATTAAATATGTGGAGGTCCTGGGAGGGGACATGATGTCTCAGAGTCAGTCCTTCAGGTCCTGTCTCTCTCCCATGTCAGAGTACAGCGATTTCACCCTGGTTAAGCCCAGCAGCACCACTGACTTTAAGGAGATGATCAGTGTTTTAGACGCGTCTTTGCCAGACAGCACCTGGACCTTTGAGAGCCAGCAGGTGAGAAAATAA
- the LOC130123301 gene encoding protocadherin gamma-C5-like, which produces MTKRTGCRDWRRQTLRWQFFFLLWSTIDGQTRYTIPEELKQGSVVGNLAKDVGLGLSEMYERNLRVASEAGKQYFSVDAGKGELVVNERIDREALCGQSASCVLPLQVVIENPLQLHRIEVEIQDINDNPPSFLTKERNLKIAELTAAGARYPLEMAQDLDVGVNSLKSYTLSKDECFSLKMKELADDRKVPELVLEKPLDRERQGVHRLLLTALDGGNPVRSGTSKITVTVLDNNDNVPVFKKTLYTATVDENSASGFPLIKVEATDADEGPNGEIEYAFAEHTPESVFSTLQINSATGEMVLLGGLDYEKSATYEIDITGRDKGIPQMEGHCRVQVKVLDINDNAPEIVLTSKPSSIREDSPSGTVVALLSARDLDSGENGKVTLLLPKGFPFTFKPSFSNNYALVTSGSLDRESSPEYNIDITAIDAGSPPLTSRKTIPVTIIDVNDNPPVFSKPCYNVYIKENTLPGSILYSVSASDLDFGDNAKISYSILDSKVQDVSVSSYVYINSDNGSIYSMHSFDYEKLKVFQIQVQAKDQGSPSLSSNATVHVFILDQNDNAPSVIYPSPAVLGSLSHQRMPRSAKAGHLVTKVTAVDADSGHNAWISYKLSEATDASLFTVSLYTGEVRTKRAVSEQDDSSQRLLIEIKDDGEPVQSATVTVSVFLEDGLHEPILDLKHKVNEPSKKSGRITLYLILSLAGVSVLSVLTFLILAVKCIKNSRDSGSCCMRRSDCDDYKNPNRNLQIQLNTDGPIKYVEVLGGDMMSQSQSFRSCLSPMSEYSDFTLVKPSSTTDFKEMISVLDASLPDSTWTFESQQVSRE; this is translated from the coding sequence ATGACAAAGAGAACGGGGTGCCGCGACTGGAGACGGCAGACTCTTAGGTGGCAATTTTTCTTTCTGTTATGGAGTACAATAGACGGACAGACCCGGTACACCATCCCGGAGGAACTAAAGCAGGGCTCCGTGGTAGGAAATCTAGCCAAAGATGTGGGTTTGGGTCTATCGGAGATGTATGAGCGTAACCTGCGCGTCGCCTCCGAGGCGGGTAAGCAGTATTTCAGCGTGGATGCGGGGAAGGGCGAGCTGGTGGTGAACGAGAGGATAGACAGAGAGGCTTTATGCGGACAAAGCGCCAGCTGCGTGCTACCTCTGCAGGTCGTGATCGAGAACCCGCTGCAGCTGCACCGGATAGAAGTGGAAATACAAGACATCAACGACAACCCTCCGAGTTTTCTCACGAAAGAGCGGAATCTGAAAATTGCAGAATTGACAGCGGCGGGTGCGCGCTATCCGCTAGAAATGGCGCAGGACCTCGACGTGGGCGTCAATTCGCTCAAGTCCTACACCCTGAGTAAAGACGAGTGTTTCAGTTTGAAGATGAAGGAATTAGCCGATGACAGAAAAGTGCCGGAACTCGTACTGGAGAAGCCGCTAGACCGGGAGAGGCAGGGTGTGCACCGCTTATTGTTAACCGCTCTGGACGGAGGCAATCCGGTCCGATCAGGAACGTCGAAAATCACCGTGACCGTCCTGGACAACAACGACAACGTCCCCGTTTTTAAAAAGACGTTATACACGGCCACTGTTGATGAAAACAGTGCAAGTGGGTTTCCGCTGATTAAAGTTGAGGCGACGGACGCAGACGAGGGTCCTAACGGAGAGATTGAATACGCGTTTGCCGAGCATACGCCGGAGTCGGTCTTCTCAACTTTGCAGATAAACTCGGCGACGGGAGAAATGGTCTTATTAGGAGGGCTAGATTATGAAAAAAGCGCGACGTATGAAATAGATATTACCGGAAGGGATAAGGGGATTCCCCAAATGGAGGGTCACTGTCGAGTGCAGGTAAAGGTTTTAGATATAAATGACAATGCCCCGGAAATTGTTCTCACTTCCAAACCCAGCTCGATACGCGAGGACTCGCCGAGTGGAACCGTGGTTGCCTTGCTCAGTGCCCGGGACCTTGACTCGGGAGAAAACGGTAAAGTGACATTATTACTTCCCAAGGGGTTTCCTTTTACTTTCAAACCCTCATTTTCTAATAATTACGCTCTGGTCACCAGTGGTAGTTTGGACCGGGAGAGTTCCCCGGAGTATAATATTGACATAACAGCCATTGATGCTGGCTCACCTCCCCTAACCAGTAGGAAAACTATTCCTGTCACCATCATTGATGTGAATGACAACCCTCCTGTATTCTCTAAGCCCTGCTATaatgtctatataaaagagaaTACGCTACCAGGCTCAATACTTTACTCGGTATCCGCATCTGATCTGGATTTTGGTGACAACGCCAAGATCTCCTACTCCATCCTGGACTCTAAAGTACAGGACGTGTCTGTGTCTTCCTATGTTTACATCAACTCTGACAATGGCAGCATCTACAGCATGCACTCGTTTGATTATGAGAAACTGAAGGTGTTTCAGATCCAGGTGCAGGCTAAAGACCAGGGCTCTCCGTCTCTGAGCAGCAACGCCACTGTCCACGTTTTTATCCTGGACCAGAACGACAATGCCCCCTCTGTTATTTACCCCTCCCCCGCTGTTCTGGGGTCACTCTCTCATCAGAGGATGCCCCGTTCTGCTAAAGCTGGACATCTGGTTACCAAGGTAACGGCCGTGGACGCAGACTCGGGCCATAACGCCTGGATCTCCTATAAGTTGTCAGAGGCCACAGACGCCTCTCTGTTCACTGTCAGTCTTTACACAGGGGAGGTGAGGACTAAACGTGCTGTGTCCGAGCAGGACGACTCCTCTCAGAGGCTTCTCATAGAGATCAAGGACGACGGAGAACCGGTCCAGTCCGCCACGGTCACAGTGTCTGTTTTCCTTGAGGACGGACTTCATGAGCCCATTCTGGATCTTAAACACAAAGTCAACGAGCCCAGCAAGAAAAGTGGGAGAATCACCCTGTACTTGATCCTCTCTCTGGCCGGGGTGTCCGTACTGTCTGTGCTGACTTTTCTCATTTTAGCAGTTAAGTGTATTAAGAACAGCAGGGACAGCGGTAGCTGCTGCATGAGACGGAGCGACTGTGACGACTACAAGAACCCCAACAGAAACCTGCAGATCCAGCTCAACACTGACGGACCTATTAAATATGTGGAGGTCCTGGGAGGGGACATGATGTCTCAGAGCCAGTCCTTCAGGTCCTGTCTCTCTCCCATGTCAGAGTACAGCGATTTCACCCTGGTTAAGCCCAGCAGCACCACTGACTTTAAGGAGATGATCAGTGTTTTAGACGCGTCTTTGCCAGACAGCACCTGGACCTTTGAGAGCCAGCAGGTGAGCAGAGAATAA